The Aeromicrobium yanjiei genome includes a region encoding these proteins:
- a CDS encoding PLP-dependent aminotransferase family protein: MALTLSARRLADLLGPLDNAGPAYREIADRLRLLVVDGRVGDGSRLPSERELAAAIGVSRTTTTRVYAELRELGLLRSRQGSGSVVQVPLAASSVSSLIVTPDDADTIALTYSAPAGTPGLARAFETAATRLSGLLATTGYLPDGLPVLREILAQRYTDGGLPTDPEQIIVTSGAMGAISLLARVLVDPGQRVVVEGISYPHAHESFTAAGARLSALPVDRSPWEPAAMAETLAGSRHRAAYLIPDFHNPTAAVMTDAERGAWARELRRHDVVPIIDESLRDINLDGVEMPPVFATYDPRALLIGSSSKAYWGGLRVGWIRAPHALVMPIVQARMMDDLGTSAFDQLVLAELLTEGGQTAAAGRARLRAGRDHLLSELARELPDIAAPCPAGGLNLWATLPDRISSRLTAAASRHGLLLTPGPRFFSRVGAAGERHLRLPYTQSHETQTEAVRRLRRAYAEVTGSTEPATTPRRTGTLEMIA; the protein is encoded by the coding sequence GTGGCCCTCACCCTCTCCGCCCGGCGGCTCGCCGATCTCCTCGGTCCCCTCGACAACGCCGGCCCGGCATACCGGGAGATCGCCGACCGCCTTCGCCTGCTTGTGGTGGACGGCCGCGTGGGCGACGGCAGCCGCCTGCCGTCCGAGCGCGAGCTCGCCGCCGCCATCGGCGTCAGCCGTACGACCACGACCCGGGTGTACGCCGAGCTGCGCGAGCTCGGCCTCCTGCGCTCCCGACAGGGCTCGGGCAGCGTCGTGCAGGTCCCGCTCGCGGCGTCGAGCGTCAGCAGCCTGATCGTCACCCCCGACGACGCCGACACCATCGCCCTCACCTATTCCGCGCCCGCAGGCACCCCCGGCCTGGCTCGCGCCTTCGAGACCGCGGCGACCAGGCTGTCCGGCCTGCTGGCCACGACCGGATACCTGCCGGACGGTCTCCCGGTGCTGCGCGAGATCCTCGCCCAGCGCTACACCGACGGAGGCCTGCCGACCGATCCCGAGCAGATCATCGTGACGAGCGGGGCCATGGGCGCGATCTCGCTGCTCGCCCGCGTGCTGGTCGACCCGGGCCAGCGCGTCGTCGTCGAGGGCATCAGCTATCCGCACGCCCACGAGTCGTTCACCGCGGCAGGCGCGCGCCTGTCCGCCTTGCCGGTCGACCGGTCGCCGTGGGAGCCCGCCGCGATGGCGGAGACGCTGGCAGGGTCGCGGCACCGCGCGGCGTACCTGATCCCGGACTTCCACAATCCCACCGCCGCCGTGATGACGGACGCGGAGCGTGGGGCGTGGGCGCGCGAGCTGCGGCGCCACGACGTCGTCCCGATCATCGACGAGTCGCTGCGTGACATCAACCTCGACGGGGTCGAGATGCCACCGGTCTTCGCGACATACGACCCGCGGGCGCTCCTCATCGGGTCGTCGTCCAAGGCGTACTGGGGCGGCCTCCGTGTCGGCTGGATCCGCGCACCGCACGCCCTCGTGATGCCTATCGTCCAGGCGCGGATGATGGACGATCTCGGCACGTCCGCCTTCGACCAGCTGGTTCTCGCCGAGCTGCTGACCGAGGGCGGGCAGACCGCCGCCGCGGGTCGAGCGCGCCTGCGTGCGGGGCGCGACCACCTGCTGTCCGAGCTGGCGCGTGAGCTCCCGGACATCGCGGCGCCGTGCCCGGCCGGCGGCCTCAACCTCTGGGCGACCCTCCCAGACCGCATCTCGTCGCGGCTCACCGCCGCGGCATCCCGGCACGGCCTGCTGCTGACCCCCGGCCCTCGGTTCTTCAGCCGCGTGGGCGCTGCCGGCGAGCGCCACCTCCGCCTTCCGTACACGCAGTCCCACGAGACGCAGACCGAGGCGGTGCGTCGCCTCCGGCGCGCGTACGCGGAGGTCACCGGCTCGACCGAGCCGGCGACCACCCCGAGGCGTACGGGCACGCTCGAGATGATCGCCTGA
- the ilvC gene encoding ketol-acid reductoisomerase: MAEMFYDDDADLSIIQGRHVAVIGYGSQGHAHALNLRDSGVDVRVGLPEGSKSRAKAEAEGLRVRSVSEAVEEADVIVVLAPDQVQRHVYAESIEPNLVDGDAIVFGHGFNIRFGYITPPEGVDVVLVAPKAPGHTVRREFVDGRGIPDIIAVEQDASGKAWDLALSYAKAIGGTRAGVIKTTFTEETETDLFGEQAVLCGGMSHLVQAGFETLTEAGYQPEIAYFEVLHELKLIVDLMWEGGIAKQRWSISDTAEYGDYVSGPRIIDDSVKERMKAVLADIQDGTFAKRFIDDQDADASEFLALREKEAGHSIEATGKVLRSHFSWKQQDADYVDGQAAR, from the coding sequence GTGGCTGAAATGTTCTATGACGACGACGCAGACCTGAGCATCATCCAAGGCCGCCACGTGGCGGTCATCGGCTACGGAAGCCAGGGGCACGCGCACGCGCTCAACCTGCGCGACTCCGGCGTCGACGTCCGCGTCGGCCTGCCCGAGGGATCCAAGAGCCGGGCCAAGGCCGAGGCCGAGGGACTGCGCGTCCGTTCGGTCTCCGAGGCGGTCGAGGAGGCCGACGTCATCGTCGTGCTCGCGCCCGACCAGGTGCAGCGCCACGTCTACGCCGAGTCGATCGAGCCCAACCTGGTCGACGGCGACGCGATCGTCTTCGGTCACGGCTTCAACATCCGCTTCGGCTACATCACGCCCCCCGAGGGCGTCGACGTCGTGCTGGTCGCCCCCAAGGCGCCGGGTCACACGGTTCGTCGCGAGTTCGTCGACGGGCGCGGCATCCCCGACATCATCGCGGTCGAGCAGGACGCCAGCGGCAAGGCGTGGGACCTCGCGCTGTCGTACGCGAAGGCGATCGGTGGCACCCGCGCCGGCGTCATCAAGACGACCTTCACCGAGGAGACCGAGACCGATCTCTTCGGCGAGCAGGCCGTGCTGTGCGGTGGCATGTCGCACCTCGTCCAGGCGGGCTTCGAGACGCTGACCGAGGCCGGCTACCAGCCCGAGATCGCGTACTTCGAGGTGCTGCACGAGCTCAAGCTCATCGTCGACCTCATGTGGGAGGGCGGCATCGCGAAGCAGCGCTGGAGCATCTCCGACACCGCCGAGTACGGCGACTACGTCTCGGGCCCGCGCATCATCGACGACTCGGTCAAGGAGCGCATGAAGGCCGTGCTCGCCGACATCCAGGACGGCACGTTCGCCAAGCGCTTCATCGACGACCAGGACGCTGACGCCTCGGAGTTCCTCGCACTGCGCGAGAAGGAGGCCGGTCACTCGATCGAGGCCACGGGCAAGGTGCTGCGCTCGCACTTCTCGTGGAAGCAGCAGGACGCCGACTACGTCGACGGCCAGGCCGCTCGCTAG
- the ilvN gene encoding acetolactate synthase small subunit: protein MTAHTLSVLVENTPGVLARVSSLFMRRGFNIESLAVGPTEIPEISRMTIVVNVDELPLEQVTKQLNKLVNVLKIVELESSSAVERELMLIKVKTDPQTRGQVLETVNLFRAKVVDVATDAVTIEATGDAGKLTAMLNVLEPFGIREIAQSGRVAIGRGARSITDRTLRTVPGTQAS from the coding sequence ATGACTGCGCACACCCTTTCGGTCCTGGTGGAGAACACGCCCGGTGTCCTGGCGCGCGTCTCGAGCCTGTTCATGCGCCGCGGCTTCAACATCGAGTCGCTCGCGGTCGGCCCGACCGAGATCCCCGAGATCTCGCGCATGACGATCGTCGTCAACGTCGACGAGCTGCCGCTCGAGCAGGTCACCAAGCAGCTCAACAAGCTCGTCAACGTGCTCAAGATCGTGGAGCTCGAGTCATCGAGCGCGGTCGAGCGCGAGCTGATGCTGATCAAGGTCAAGACCGACCCGCAGACCCGTGGTCAGGTGCTGGAGACGGTCAATCTCTTCAGGGCTAAGGTGGTCGACGTGGCCACCGACGCCGTGACGATCGAGGCGACCGGCGACGCGGGCAAGCTCACCGCGATGCTGAACGTCCTCGAGCCGTTCGGGATCCGTGAGATCGCCCAGTCCGGACGTGTGGCCATCGGCCGCGGAGCCCGTTCCATCACCGACCGCACCCTGCGTACCGTGCCCGGCACGCAAGCAAGCTGA
- a CDS encoding acetolactate synthase large subunit, whose protein sequence is MTEQIPEQLTGAQSLVRALEHADVDTIFGIPGGAILPAYDPLFDSTIRHILVRHEQGAGHAAQGYAMVTGKVGVCMATSGPGATNLVTAIADAHMDSVPIVAITGQVASGSIGSDAFQEADIRGITMPITKHSFLVTDPDDIPRTIAEAFHIALTGRPGPVLVDISKDALQATTTFTWPSELALPGYRPTTRPHGKQVREAARLIAAAKRPVLYVGGGVIKADASAELKVLAEMTQMPVVTTLMARGAFPDSHELHLGMPGMHGTVAAVAALQKSDLLISLGARFDDRVTGHLASFAPLAKIIHADIDPAEISKNRVADVPIVGDCREVIADLIAMLQKQAADDDIRGDYSAWKAQMLGIKAKFPVSYDKPAEGLAPQTVIERISAIAGPDATYTAGVGQHQMWSAHYVDYERPRQWLNSGGLGTMGYAVPAAMGAQVGLPGQVVWAIDGDGCFQMTNQELATCAIEGIPIKVAVINNSSLGMVRQWQTLLYESRYSNTDLNTGPESIGARRIPDFVKLADAYGCVGLRCDNEADLDATIEKAMAITDRPVVIDFVVERDAMVWPMVHAGTSNDDIQIARDLAPEWDDEDI, encoded by the coding sequence ATGACCGAGCAGATCCCTGAGCAGCTGACCGGGGCGCAGAGCCTCGTCAGGGCGCTGGAGCACGCCGACGTTGACACCATCTTCGGCATCCCGGGTGGCGCGATCCTCCCGGCGTACGATCCGCTGTTCGACTCCACGATCCGCCACATCCTCGTTCGCCACGAGCAGGGCGCAGGCCATGCCGCGCAGGGCTATGCGATGGTCACGGGCAAGGTGGGCGTCTGCATGGCCACGTCCGGGCCGGGCGCCACCAACCTCGTCACCGCGATCGCCGATGCGCACATGGACTCGGTCCCGATCGTCGCGATCACGGGCCAGGTCGCGAGCGGCTCGATCGGCTCCGACGCCTTCCAGGAGGCGGACATCCGCGGCATCACGATGCCGATCACCAAGCACAGCTTCCTCGTCACCGATCCCGACGACATCCCCCGCACGATCGCCGAGGCGTTCCACATCGCGCTGACGGGTCGCCCCGGACCGGTGCTCGTCGACATCAGCAAGGACGCGCTGCAGGCCACGACGACGTTCACGTGGCCGAGCGAGCTCGCGCTGCCCGGCTACCGCCCCACGACCCGGCCGCACGGCAAGCAGGTCCGCGAGGCCGCCCGGCTGATCGCGGCCGCGAAGCGTCCGGTGCTGTACGTCGGCGGAGGCGTCATCAAGGCCGACGCGTCGGCTGAGCTGAAGGTCCTGGCCGAGATGACCCAGATGCCGGTCGTCACGACCCTCATGGCACGCGGCGCGTTCCCGGACTCGCACGAGCTGCACCTCGGCATGCCCGGCATGCACGGCACCGTCGCGGCGGTCGCGGCCCTGCAGAAGAGCGATCTGCTCATCTCGCTGGGTGCCCGTTTCGACGACCGGGTGACCGGCCACCTGGCGTCGTTCGCGCCGCTGGCCAAGATCATCCACGCCGACATCGACCCCGCGGAGATCTCCAAGAACCGGGTCGCCGACGTCCCGATCGTGGGGGACTGCCGCGAGGTGATCGCCGACCTGATCGCGATGCTGCAGAAGCAGGCCGCCGACGACGACATCCGCGGCGACTACTCGGCCTGGAAGGCGCAGATGCTCGGCATCAAGGCCAAGTTCCCGGTCAGCTACGACAAGCCCGCCGAGGGCCTCGCTCCGCAGACCGTGATCGAGCGGATCAGTGCGATCGCCGGGCCCGACGCGACGTACACGGCGGGCGTCGGCCAGCACCAGATGTGGTCCGCGCACTACGTGGACTACGAGCGTCCGCGCCAGTGGCTCAACTCCGGCGGGCTCGGGACGATGGGCTACGCGGTGCCTGCCGCGATGGGCGCCCAGGTCGGTCTGCCGGGCCAGGTCGTGTGGGCCATCGACGGCGACGGCTGCTTCCAGATGACCAACCAGGAGCTCGCGACCTGCGCGATCGAGGGCATCCCGATCAAGGTCGCGGTCATCAACAACTCCTCGCTCGGCATGGTCCGCCAGTGGCAGACGCTGCTCTACGAGAGCCGCTACTCCAACACGGACCTCAACACCGGTCCGGAGTCGATCGGCGCGCGCCGCATCCCCGACTTCGTCAAGCTCGCGGACGCGTACGGCTGCGTGGGTCTGCGCTGCGACAACGAGGCCGACCTCGACGCGACGATCGAGAAGGCCATGGCGATCACCGACCGCCCCGTCGTGATCGACTTCGTGGTCGAGCGGGACGCGATGGTGTGGCCCATGGTCCACGCAGGCACCAGCAACGACGACATCCAGATCGCGCGAGATCTCGCGCCCGAGTGGGACGATGAGGACATCTGA